A section of the Paenibacillus yonginensis genome encodes:
- a CDS encoding O-methyltransferase, which yields MITPEQYSEELYKEDEALLNVKRTLAEAGIQDVSVAAGYGRLLTMLVRMSGAKSVLEIGALGGYSGICLARGFAGEEGRVVSLEISDVNAGLARRNMEAAGFGGVAEYMIGEALDSIEVLEQRGDRFDLFFIDADKGNYLNYLEKAIALANPGAIIVGDNTLLRGRTLNLDKNGPSVQIMRQFNEQIASDPRLLSTFLPAYDGLALAIVK from the coding sequence GTGATTACGCCTGAACAATACAGCGAAGAGCTTTACAAGGAAGACGAGGCGCTGCTAAACGTCAAACGTACGCTTGCCGAAGCAGGCATACAGGATGTATCGGTGGCCGCAGGCTATGGCCGCCTGCTGACGATGCTGGTCCGCATGTCCGGGGCCAAGTCGGTGCTGGAGATCGGCGCCCTTGGCGGATACAGCGGTATCTGCCTGGCCCGCGGATTTGCCGGTGAAGAAGGGCGGGTAGTGTCCCTGGAGATCAGCGATGTAAATGCCGGGCTGGCGCGCCGGAATATGGAGGCGGCCGGTTTCGGAGGCGTCGCCGAATATATGATCGGCGAAGCGCTGGACAGCATCGAAGTGCTGGAGCAGCGCGGCGACCGGTTCGATTTGTTTTTTATTGACGCGGACAAAGGCAATTACCTGAATTATTTAGAGAAAGCTATCGCGCTTGCCAATCCCGGTGCCATCATCGTCGGGGACAACACGCTGCTTCGCGGACGCACTCTGAATCTGGACAAGAACGGCCCGTCCGTACAGATTATGCGGCAGTTCAATGAGCAGATCGCTTCCGATCCGCGTCTGCTGAGCACCTTTCTGCCGGCGTATGACGGACTGGCTCTGGCGATCGTCAAGTAG
- a CDS encoding MFS transporter, translated as MVLWVGAFLVNAGMTMITPFLSLYLAQNLHVEGEKALGLWAGLIFAANFATSFMFQPLWGKLADKYGRKIMLLRSGFGMAVVITLMGFATAPWQLLALRMLNGTISGFNPAAVSLISSTTPKKNIGFAMGIIQSGTVAGTILGPLLGGIMANYVGFRPIFYITGALLFAASMLALFLVREKFDRQEAAKRDEVSVLAGFRELGKTPQLPALFAVTFLLQFAMISPMSILPLYVEKLHGSSLNLPFWAGFVSAVTGLSNMISSPILGKFSDKVGTHKILTLALIGASITLIPQAFVGSVWQLAAVRFLMGVCMGGLLPSVNALIRMYTPDGMESRAFGFNSSTLALGNMLGALIGGFLSGYIGIEGLFVISGILLLLNTVWVWMKLYAHKDKDKRKQTSFR; from the coding sequence ATGGTGCTTTGGGTTGGAGCTTTTCTAGTCAATGCCGGGATGACCATGATCACGCCATTCCTGTCTCTTTATTTAGCGCAAAATCTTCATGTCGAAGGCGAAAAAGCCCTTGGCCTGTGGGCAGGGCTCATCTTTGCCGCCAACTTCGCCACTTCGTTTATGTTCCAGCCGCTGTGGGGCAAACTTGCTGATAAATACGGCCGAAAAATTATGCTGCTCCGCTCCGGATTCGGCATGGCTGTCGTCATTACGCTGATGGGCTTTGCGACCGCCCCTTGGCAGCTGCTGGCGCTAAGGATGCTGAACGGCACGATTTCCGGCTTCAATCCGGCCGCCGTATCCCTGATATCCAGCACAACGCCGAAGAAAAACATCGGCTTCGCTATGGGCATCATTCAGTCCGGCACTGTGGCCGGCACGATTCTGGGCCCGCTGCTCGGCGGGATTATGGCCAATTATGTCGGCTTCCGCCCGATCTTTTACATAACAGGGGCTCTGCTGTTCGCCGCTTCGATGCTCGCCCTCTTCCTCGTCCGCGAGAAATTCGACCGGCAGGAAGCCGCGAAACGGGATGAAGTATCCGTGCTGGCCGGTTTCCGGGAACTCGGCAAAACGCCGCAGCTCCCTGCCTTGTTCGCCGTCACGTTCCTGCTGCAGTTTGCGATGATCAGCCCGATGTCGATTTTGCCTTTGTATGTAGAGAAGCTGCACGGCTCTTCGCTTAACCTGCCCTTCTGGGCGGGTTTCGTCAGCGCGGTAACCGGTTTGTCCAACATGATCTCTTCGCCGATTCTCGGCAAATTTTCCGACAAGGTCGGCACGCATAAAATTTTGACGCTCGCTTTGATCGGCGCCTCGATCACGCTGATCCCGCAGGCTTTCGTCGGTTCGGTGTGGCAGCTGGCCGCCGTCCGCTTCCTCATGGGCGTCTGTATGGGCGGCTTGCTGCCAAGCGTAAACGCCTTGATCCGCATGTACACCCCTGACGGCATGGAAAGCCGGGCCTTCGGCTTCAACAGCAGTACGCTTGCACTCGGCAATATGCTGGGCGCGCTGATCGGCGGATTTCTGTCCGGCTATATCGGAATCGAAGGGCTGTTCGTCATTTCCGGCATTCTGCTGCTGCTGAATACCGTTTGGGTATGGATGAAATTGTACGCTCACAAGGACAAGGACAAGCGCAAGCAAACCTCGTTCCGATAA
- the hemE gene encoding uroporphyrinogen decarboxylase produces MTYNDRFIRACFKQDVDQLPVWYMRQAGRYDPEYRKIKEKYSLLEICKQPELAAEVTMMPVRKLGVDAAILYSDIMNPVASIGIDFDIVKNVGPVIDNPIRTAADIDRLKPIDVEGDLAHILNTIEMLNRELEVPLITFAGAPFTIASYLIEGRPTKSYIRTKSLMYGEPELWHRLMDKLGDMVIAYLRAHVAHGGQAFQLFDSWVGALAPKDFEQFVLPTVTRIFAELQDLNVPKIYFPGVSSGELLPTLAGLQADVIGLDWRVSLAEGRRRLGGKHAVQGNLDPYLLTAPMEVIKRHAAAIIDEGIQEPGYVFNLGHGLFPEASLEKLQELTEFVHEYSAGAISRRGSLRTANKLDQQHPTSL; encoded by the coding sequence ATGACCTATAATGACCGGTTTATACGCGCCTGCTTCAAGCAGGACGTGGATCAGCTGCCCGTGTGGTACATGCGTCAGGCAGGCAGATATGATCCGGAATACCGTAAAATCAAGGAAAAATACAGTTTGCTTGAAATTTGCAAGCAGCCTGAGCTGGCCGCAGAGGTCACGATGATGCCTGTCCGTAAATTGGGTGTGGACGCGGCTATTTTATATTCAGATATCATGAACCCGGTTGCTTCGATCGGCATTGATTTTGATATTGTCAAAAATGTCGGTCCCGTCATCGATAATCCGATCCGCACGGCGGCGGACATAGACCGGCTGAAGCCGATTGATGTCGAAGGCGATTTGGCTCATATTTTGAATACAATTGAAATGCTGAACCGGGAGCTGGAGGTTCCGCTGATTACCTTCGCGGGCGCTCCATTCACCATTGCCAGCTATTTGATCGAAGGGCGGCCTACCAAAAGTTATATCCGCACCAAAAGCCTGATGTACGGCGAACCGGAGCTTTGGCACCGTCTGATGGATAAACTGGGCGATATGGTCATCGCTTATTTGCGGGCCCATGTTGCCCATGGCGGCCAGGCTTTCCAGCTGTTCGACAGTTGGGTCGGCGCACTTGCACCTAAAGACTTTGAGCAGTTTGTGCTGCCGACGGTCACCCGTATTTTTGCCGAACTTCAGGATTTGAATGTGCCAAAAATATATTTTCCAGGCGTCAGCTCGGGCGAGCTGCTGCCGACGCTTGCCGGACTGCAGGCCGATGTCATCGGTTTGGACTGGCGTGTCTCCCTTGCTGAAGGGCGCAGAAGATTAGGCGGCAAACACGCTGTACAGGGCAACCTGGACCCTTATTTGTTAACGGCTCCCATGGAGGTTATCAAGCGCCATGCGGCTGCGATTATTGATGAGGGCATTCAGGAGCCGGGTTATGTGTTTAACCTCGGGCATGGCCTGTTCCCTGAAGCTTCCCTGGAGAAGCTGCAAGAATTAACCGAATTCGTTCATGAATACTCCGCAGGGGCGATCAGCCGGCGCGGGTCTCTACGAACAGCAAATAAACTAGACCAACAACATCCAACTTCATTATAA
- the hemH gene encoding ferrochelatase, which produces MSNKIGVLVMSYGTPASMDQIEAYYTHIRRGNRPTEEQLKELTDRYQAIVGGVFPLRANTDHQAESLQQALNQLTAEGRADAEFVCYQGLKHAAPFIEDGVEQMAKDGIKEAVGIVLAPHYSVMSVGGYIKRAEAKAQEHGIVMKFVKEYHLNPSLIEAIGRKVSAKLDQFEEAGAQRDQVRVLFSAHSLPARILEMGDPYQDQLLETSKAVADKLGIEHWQFTWQSAGRTSEPWLGPDILDTLKSLSTEQVEDVLVVPVGFVSDHLEVLYDLDIEAKAIAKELDMRLERIEMLNSDPLYIRALCESITAVLEKG; this is translated from the coding sequence ATGAGCAACAAAATCGGCGTGCTGGTCATGTCTTACGGGACTCCGGCGAGCATGGACCAGATCGAAGCTTATTACACTCACATCAGAAGAGGCAATCGCCCGACAGAGGAGCAGCTGAAGGAGCTGACCGACCGCTATCAAGCGATTGTCGGCGGCGTTTTTCCGCTCAGAGCCAATACGGATCATCAGGCCGAGTCTCTGCAGCAGGCCTTGAACCAGCTGACAGCAGAGGGGCGCGCAGATGCTGAATTCGTCTGTTATCAGGGCTTGAAGCATGCAGCGCCTTTCATTGAAGATGGCGTGGAGCAAATGGCTAAAGACGGCATTAAGGAGGCTGTCGGCATCGTGCTGGCGCCTCATTATTCCGTGATGAGCGTAGGCGGATATATCAAACGGGCAGAAGCTAAAGCGCAGGAGCATGGCATCGTCATGAAGTTCGTGAAGGAATACCATTTGAATCCTTCGCTCATCGAAGCGATCGGCCGTAAGGTTTCAGCCAAGCTGGACCAGTTCGAGGAAGCAGGTGCCCAACGCGACCAGGTCCGCGTGCTGTTCAGCGCGCACAGCCTGCCTGCCAGAATTCTGGAGATGGGGGACCCTTACCAGGATCAGCTGCTGGAAACGTCCAAAGCGGTTGCTGATAAGCTGGGTATCGAACATTGGCAGTTCACCTGGCAGAGCGCTGGACGTACGTCTGAGCCTTGGCTTGGCCCGGACATTCTGGATACCCTCAAATCGTTAAGCACGGAGCAGGTAGAAGATGTGCTGGTGGTGCCGGTCGGATTCGTGTCCGACCACCTGGAAGTGCTTTATGATCTGGACATTGAAGCCAAAGCGATTGCCAAAGAGCTGGATATGCGTCTTGAACGCATTGAAATGCTGAATAGCGATCCGCTTTATATCCGTGCGTTGTGCGAGTCAATTACCGCTGTATTGGAAAAGGGATGA
- a CDS encoding CapA family protein produces MYPPRSAKYKQEKKQKQQRQNKVWMIINLTLIVAVCLVGLYIYYSSDNPTSANPDAAAAGDLGLNPSNAGSAGGEGFSSASETGQGSAASNPQHGDSSAGDSASPSVNPEPGTGTATGAGKEDASSADLATAGSSGVQPANSSAGGAVPVNEEPSVVLHFGGDTLFSGKVEAKLEKTGYDYPFQYVSRLFQQDDLTLLNLETPITHGGVGAEDKQYVFKSSPKALNAMAQAGVDAVNLANNHTLDQGVEGLLDTLDHLKNAGIASVGAGADADQAYAPQYFERKGIRIAVFGFSRVLPKADWAAGAGKPGIAGVYDATRAIAAIKQARQQADLVIVIAHWGKERVQQVEDSQTKLARSFVDAGADLVVGGHPHVLQGLEQYKGKWIAYSTGNFIFTRSSNEKTWETAVFEARCSKSGACSMKLIPYTAELGQPVPMNAEDGAKLLQEIQSLSPGVTVDMAGNAAAS; encoded by the coding sequence ATGTACCCACCTAGATCAGCAAAATATAAACAAGAGAAAAAACAGAAACAGCAGCGGCAAAACAAAGTCTGGATGATCATCAACCTTACGCTTATTGTCGCCGTCTGCTTAGTTGGACTTTATATCTATTACAGCTCGGATAATCCTACGTCAGCCAATCCGGATGCGGCCGCGGCCGGTGACCTTGGGTTGAATCCCTCGAATGCCGGATCGGCCGGCGGGGAAGGATTCTCTTCTGCTTCAGAGACTGGACAGGGATCAGCGGCTTCGAATCCTCAGCATGGCGATTCTTCTGCCGGGGATTCCGCTTCACCGTCTGTGAACCCGGAACCAGGAACAGGAACGGCGACTGGAGCGGGTAAAGAAGACGCCTCATCGGCTGACTTGGCCACAGCGGGAAGCTCGGGCGTTCAGCCTGCCAATTCTTCTGCCGGTGGAGCAGTGCCTGTTAATGAAGAGCCTTCAGTGGTGCTGCATTTTGGCGGGGATACCTTGTTCTCCGGCAAGGTCGAGGCTAAACTAGAGAAGACCGGTTATGATTATCCGTTTCAATACGTCAGCCGATTGTTTCAGCAGGATGATTTGACCCTGCTTAATCTGGAGACCCCAATCACTCATGGCGGCGTCGGAGCCGAAGATAAACAATATGTATTCAAATCTTCGCCCAAGGCGCTAAATGCGATGGCGCAGGCCGGCGTTGACGCCGTAAACCTGGCCAATAACCATACGCTGGATCAAGGGGTGGAGGGCTTGCTGGATACGCTGGATCACTTAAAAAACGCCGGCATTGCTTCGGTCGGAGCGGGTGCCGATGCCGATCAGGCTTATGCCCCTCAATATTTTGAACGCAAGGGCATACGTATTGCCGTGTTTGGCTTCAGCCGTGTCCTTCCGAAAGCGGATTGGGCGGCCGGAGCCGGCAAACCGGGCATCGCCGGCGTTTATGATGCTACGCGGGCAATAGCGGCCATCAAACAGGCCCGCCAACAGGCTGATCTCGTCATTGTGATTGCCCATTGGGGCAAAGAGCGCGTACAGCAGGTTGAGGACTCGCAAACGAAGCTGGCCCGCAGTTTCGTTGATGCCGGAGCCGATCTGGTCGTCGGCGGACATCCTCATGTGCTGCAGGGCCTGGAGCAATATAAAGGAAAATGGATTGCCTACAGTACGGGCAACTTTATTTTCACCCGCTCTTCCAACGAGAAGACTTGGGAGACCGCGGTGTTCGAAGCCCGCTGCAGCAAGTCGGGCGCGTGCAGTATGAAGCTTATTCCTTATACCGCCGAATTGGGGCAGCCGGTCCCTATGAATGCGGAGGACGGAGCCAAACTGCTTCAAGAGATTCAATCCTTGTCTCCAGGGGTAACCGTTGACATGGCAGGAAATGCGGCAGCGTCATGA
- a CDS encoding glycerophosphodiester phosphodiesterase: MNRYCAAHRGYSGVAPENTMAAVRMAMEEPCVTWMEVDVQLSKDGVPVIFHDYSVNRTTNGRGAVREKTFAELRKLDAGSWKSPFYAGEKIITLDELLDTVKGRLKLNLEIKTQEGMYPGLENKMIDAVRSRNMQDDVVMTSFDVAALGKVKFEDPGIQTGLITDRQTPELFRRLKDLGCNFLSMAHRKIDERLVAEAGRRKIQIMAWTVDRPKSMLRLAALDRNILICTNRPGIFRETFIETEAIKPKRKWWRLGGR; encoded by the coding sequence ATGAACCGATATTGCGCCGCTCACCGGGGGTATTCCGGTGTAGCGCCAGAGAATACAATGGCCGCAGTCCGTATGGCTATGGAAGAGCCTTGTGTAACCTGGATGGAAGTCGATGTTCAGCTGTCCAAGGATGGGGTTCCCGTCATCTTTCATGATTATTCGGTGAACCGCACGACCAATGGGCGTGGAGCGGTTCGGGAGAAGACGTTCGCCGAGTTAAGGAAGCTGGATGCCGGCAGCTGGAAGTCGCCTTTTTACGCCGGTGAAAAAATTATAACGCTGGATGAGCTTTTGGATACCGTTAAAGGAAGATTGAAGCTGAACCTCGAAATTAAAACCCAGGAAGGCATGTATCCCGGCCTGGAGAACAAAATGATCGATGCCGTAAGAAGCAGGAACATGCAGGATGATGTTGTCATGACTTCCTTTGATGTTGCCGCGCTGGGCAAAGTCAAATTCGAGGATCCCGGCATACAAACCGGGCTGATTACAGACCGCCAGACGCCGGAGCTCTTCCGGAGACTGAAGGATCTGGGCTGCAATTTCTTATCCATGGCGCACCGGAAGATTGACGAAAGACTGGTTGCTGAGGCCGGAAGGAGAAAGATTCAGATAATGGCTTGGACGGTGGACCGGCCCAAATCCATGCTTAGGCTTGCAGCACTTGATCGGAACATTCTGATCTGCACCAACAGACCGGGCATCTTCCGGGAGACTTTTATTGAAACTGAGGCAATCAAGCCGAAACGAAAATGGTGGAGACTGGGAGGCAGATAA
- a CDS encoding fumarylacetoacetate hydrolase family protein, translating into MRMGIQNVYCVGRNYKLHAEELGNDVPTEPMIFLKPSHAVVKADGQVLEMPAGRGEIHYETELVIRIGRPYEKGIDIQELVDVAALGIDFTLRDVQNVLKKKGQPWTAAKGFRNSAPVTSYFALPDKEELESKDFTLLLNGQEVQRGNVKNMIFSLQTIVDYIAEHYGLGEGDLIFTGTPEGVGPVAAGDKLELAWDGTVLGSCLIGSKEN; encoded by the coding sequence ATAAGAATGGGAATCCAAAATGTATATTGCGTCGGAAGAAATTATAAGCTGCATGCGGAGGAGCTCGGCAATGACGTGCCTACAGAGCCGATGATTTTCCTTAAACCAAGCCATGCGGTAGTGAAAGCTGATGGACAAGTGCTGGAAATGCCGGCGGGACGGGGCGAAATTCATTATGAAACAGAGCTTGTCATCCGGATTGGCCGGCCTTATGAGAAGGGGATTGACATCCAGGAGCTTGTGGACGTAGCGGCGCTCGGCATTGATTTTACTTTGCGGGATGTACAGAACGTTTTGAAGAAGAAAGGCCAGCCGTGGACGGCAGCCAAAGGCTTCCGGAATTCCGCGCCGGTCACCTCTTATTTTGCTTTGCCGGATAAAGAAGAGCTGGAAAGCAAAGATTTTACGCTGCTCCTGAACGGTCAGGAAGTGCAAAGAGGAAATGTCAAAAATATGATTTTCTCCCTGCAGACCATCGTCGATTATATCGCCGAGCATTATGGACTGGGCGAAGGCGATCTGATCTTTACAGGAACCCCTGAAGGCGTGGGCCCCGTAGCAGCAGGCGACAAGCTTGAGCTGGCCTGGGACGGGACGGTCCTTGGCTCTTGCCTGATTGGCAGCAAGGAGAATTAA
- a CDS encoding DUF92 domain-containing protein has translation MHWLIGFAGAAVVAGLAYVKRSLSLSGLIAAVIMGTIYYGAGSAFWFGTLLFFFITGTLLSRWKKDRKDDLEKSYAKTGRRDAGQVLANGGLGMLICLGYVAAPNVLWVYGFVGVMATVTSDTWATELGGLSRKPPRSVLTGRVVPKGTSGGVSLAGNTAALAGGLCIGLAAWLLIRLGGDFMGTGAADGALSLPGLLLLGAAGGFVGAMADSVLGATVQKMYRCLVCGQIVEVERHCGHETERYRGLPWMTNDAVNLISSAVGGGLALWLGWGIGV, from the coding sequence CTGCACTGGCTGATCGGGTTTGCCGGGGCGGCAGTTGTAGCCGGTCTCGCTTACGTCAAACGTTCCTTATCCCTGTCGGGGCTGATCGCGGCGGTTATCATGGGAACGATTTATTATGGAGCAGGCAGCGCTTTCTGGTTCGGCACTCTGCTCTTCTTTTTTATAACAGGGACTTTGTTGTCCAGATGGAAAAAAGACCGCAAAGACGATTTGGAGAAATCGTATGCCAAAACCGGAAGGCGGGACGCCGGCCAGGTTCTGGCCAACGGCGGATTGGGCATGCTGATTTGCTTGGGTTATGTCGCAGCACCAAACGTGCTGTGGGTTTACGGATTTGTTGGCGTGATGGCTACGGTAACGTCCGATACCTGGGCGACAGAACTCGGCGGGCTGAGCAGGAAGCCGCCGCGTTCCGTGCTGACTGGCCGGGTGGTGCCTAAAGGGACATCCGGCGGAGTATCACTCGCGGGCAATACCGCCGCATTAGCCGGAGGTTTGTGCATCGGGCTGGCCGCCTGGCTGCTGATCCGGCTGGGCGGGGATTTCATGGGTACAGGCGCAGCGGACGGGGCGTTGTCGCTTCCCGGGCTGCTGCTGCTTGGGGCGGCAGGCGGTTTTGTGGGCGCGATGGCCGATTCCGTGCTGGGAGCTACGGTTCAGAAGATGTACCGCTGCCTGGTCTGCGGGCAAATCGTCGAGGTCGAGCGGCATTGCGGGCATGAAACGGAACGTTACCGTGGCCTTCCATGGATGACCAATGATGCTGTAAATTTGATCAGCTCCGCCGTTGGCGGCGGGCTGGCTTTGTGGCTGGGCTGGGGCATTGGCGTTTGA
- a CDS encoding ABC-F family ATP-binding cassette domain-containing protein: MNILTAEGLSKSYGEKILFEDASFGMEDQDKIGLVGVNGTGKSTFLKVIAGLDSPDAGKVAVNNEVRIRYLAQNPEYEPEMTVLQQVFRGEGEELRCVYEYMETLRALEQGGDNAALQEKLVRLGQTMDRLQAWQLESEAKSVLSKLGITDFDRKMKELSGGQRKRVSMASALIQPSELLILDEPTNHIDNESVAWLEQYLQKRRGALLMITHDRYFLDRVCDVMLELDQGKLYRYEANYSRFLELKAEREEREASAEQKRQNLLRNELAWIRRGAKARSTKQKARIDRFEKLVTQAPNQKAASLDMSVASSRLGRKILEISELHYEVGGRTLINELTYTAVPQDRVGIVGPNGSGKSTLLNLIAGRLQPGKGYIELGQTVKLGYYTQEHQEMKPEQRVIEYIKEEAEVVTTADGSRITASQMLERFLFPSALQWTPIGKLSGGEKRRLYLLRVLMGAPNVLLLDEPTNDLDIQTLSVLEAYLDEFPGAVFTVSHDRFFLDRTVDKIMAFEGGGRVAVHVGNYSEYAERTSGATKEPGMQESAGAGGAKASGGKSSKADGQSDSSAKGGSASGSSRDSSNPRGEKLKFSYNEQREYEAIDGLVEAAEKELERLAAEMELAASDAARLQELMQQQQAGEAELERLMERWTYLNELAERIEAQKG, translated from the coding sequence ATGAATATACTAACGGCTGAAGGGCTATCCAAAAGTTATGGTGAGAAGATTTTATTTGAAGACGCCTCATTTGGGATGGAGGACCAGGATAAAATCGGGCTTGTTGGCGTTAATGGGACGGGCAAGTCGACTTTCCTGAAAGTGATTGCCGGGCTGGACAGTCCGGATGCGGGCAAAGTAGCCGTCAATAATGAGGTTCGCATCCGGTATCTGGCACAGAATCCCGAATATGAGCCGGAAATGACCGTGCTGCAGCAAGTCTTCCGCGGGGAAGGCGAGGAGCTGCGCTGCGTTTATGAATACATGGAGACGCTTAGAGCGCTGGAACAGGGTGGAGACAATGCCGCTCTCCAGGAGAAGCTGGTCCGTCTGGGTCAAACGATGGACCGCCTTCAAGCCTGGCAACTTGAGAGCGAAGCCAAAAGCGTTTTGTCCAAGCTCGGCATTACCGATTTTGATCGGAAAATGAAAGAGCTGTCCGGCGGTCAGCGCAAACGGGTGTCGATGGCCTCCGCGCTGATTCAGCCCTCCGAGCTGCTGATTCTGGACGAGCCGACCAACCATATTGATAATGAATCGGTAGCCTGGCTGGAGCAGTATTTGCAGAAACGCCGCGGCGCGCTGCTGATGATTACGCATGACCGCTATTTTCTGGACCGCGTATGCGATGTGATGCTGGAGCTGGATCAGGGCAAGCTGTACCGTTATGAAGCCAATTACAGCCGCTTTCTGGAGCTGAAGGCCGAACGTGAGGAACGCGAGGCTTCCGCGGAGCAGAAGCGGCAAAACCTGCTGCGCAATGAGCTGGCCTGGATTCGCAGAGGGGCCAAGGCTCGGAGCACCAAGCAGAAAGCGCGGATCGACCGCTTTGAGAAGCTGGTCACGCAGGCGCCGAACCAGAAAGCGGCTTCGCTGGACATGTCGGTGGCCTCATCCCGTCTCGGCCGCAAGATTCTGGAGATTTCCGAGCTGCATTATGAGGTGGGAGGGCGGACTCTGATCAACGAGCTTACTTATACGGCTGTTCCACAGGACCGGGTTGGCATCGTTGGGCCTAACGGCAGCGGCAAATCGACGCTGCTCAACCTGATCGCCGGCAGGCTGCAGCCGGGCAAAGGTTATATTGAGCTGGGGCAGACGGTCAAGCTCGGTTACTACACGCAGGAGCACCAGGAGATGAAACCCGAACAGCGGGTGATCGAATATATCAAGGAAGAAGCTGAGGTTGTAACGACGGCTGACGGATCACGAATTACGGCTTCGCAGATGCTGGAACGATTCCTATTCCCGTCCGCGCTGCAGTGGACACCGATTGGCAAACTTTCAGGAGGGGAGAAACGCCGGCTGTACCTGCTGCGCGTGCTGATGGGCGCGCCAAATGTGCTGCTGCTGGATGAACCGACCAACGATCTGGATATTCAGACGTTAAGCGTGCTGGAGGCTTATCTGGATGAGTTCCCTGGGGCGGTGTTTACGGTGTCCCATGACCGTTTCTTCCTGGACCGTACCGTGGATAAGATCATGGCGTTTGAAGGCGGCGGACGGGTTGCCGTTCATGTCGGCAATTACAGTGAATATGCTGAGCGTACAAGCGGCGCAACTAAAGAGCCCGGTATGCAGGAAAGCGCCGGAGCTGGCGGTGCAAAGGCGAGCGGGGGCAAAAGCAGCAAAGCCGATGGTCAAAGCGATTCTTCGGCCAAGGGCGGCTCCGCCTCGGGCAGCAGCCGGGACTCTTCCAATCCGCGGGGGGAAAAACTGAAGTTCAGTTACAACGAACAGCGCGAATATGAAGCGATAGATGGTCTGGTCGAAGCTGCCGAGAAGGAGCTTGAGCGGCTTGCAGCCGAGATGGAGCTGGCCGCAAGCGACGCCGCCCGGCTGCAGGAGCTGATGCAGCAGCAGCAGGCAGGCGAAGCTGAGCTTGAGCGGCTCATGGAACGCTGGACATACTTGAACGAGCTGGCGGAGCGGATTGAAGCGCAAAAGGGATAA